The Nostoc commune NIES-4072 genome includes a window with the following:
- a CDS encoding AAA-like domain-containing protein, whose translation MKEDKNKSLRKRGVVLTAVGIKRLQTAILEEERQKRGGKRFTQVELSDRIGISTSSLSRLWSLNSRIDPRTMRIFFSAFDLVLHEDDYTLYDANDIDFHQEYFQQQGQVIVGDLSENSANSVQQQTITPNTAPSQIVSVFLGEEKFKSEITLQKQNDYNIQTKISEYIKYPCTPLSLDSKFYIPRPPLEELAYQEITQPGCVIRIQGCRGMGKTSLMLRILAHTKTLDYETAKLNIAQVDIDVLQKPQLFMQWLAASIARQLGIEFNVDKHWDEEIGSKLSCTLYLKECLLAPLEKPLLLVLDEVQHIFEYPELANEFLPLLRSWQEEAQHDEIWAKLRLVIVYSTDVYISVDMNQSPFNIGLPLKISEFSFEQVIELANRYGIDWQQNKQVQQLMELIGGHPALLNLTLYHLRYHKLTLEEILQTATTELGIYRQHLQNLLNKVQKNSQLLDSIKNLLTKDENIDLNILTAYKLENIGLIQLQQQKWVISCKLYRDFLKKYLVL comes from the coding sequence ATGAAAGAAGACAAAAATAAATCACTGCGAAAAAGAGGAGTAGTTCTAACTGCTGTTGGGATAAAGAGATTGCAAACTGCAATTTTGGAAGAAGAGAGACAAAAAAGAGGAGGTAAACGTTTTACACAAGTAGAATTAAGCGATCGCATTGGAATTTCTACCTCTAGTTTAAGCCGTTTATGGTCTTTGAATTCGAGGATAGATCCGCGTACCATGCGAATCTTCTTTAGTGCTTTTGATTTAGTGTTGCATGAGGATGACTACACCCTCTATGATGCAAATGACATTGATTTTCATCAGGAATATTTCCAACAACAAGGACAGGTGATAGTTGGAGATTTATCGGAAAATTCAGCTAATTCTGTGCAACAACAAACAATCACACCAAATACTGCACCATCTCAAATTGTTTCCGTATTTCTCGGTGAAGAAAAATTTAAGAGTGAAATTACACTCCAAAAACAAAACGATTACAACATTCAAACAAAGATTAGTGAATATATAAAATATCCCTGCACTCCTTTATCTTTAGATTCTAAATTTTATATTCCTCGTCCTCCATTAGAAGAGCTAGCATATCAAGAAATCACGCAACCGGGATGCGTCATTCGCATTCAAGGTTGTCGAGGTATGGGTAAAACATCTTTGATGTTACGGATTTTAGCTCATACCAAAACGTTAGACTATGAAACAGCAAAACTCAATATCGCTCAAGTTGATATTGATGTTTTACAAAAGCCTCAATTATTCATGCAATGGTTAGCTGCAAGTATAGCTCGTCAACTAGGCATAGAATTTAATGTCGATAAACATTGGGACGAAGAAATAGGTAGTAAACTTAGCTGCACTCTTTATTTAAAAGAATGTTTGCTTGCACCTTTAGAAAAACCTTTATTATTAGTATTAGACGAAGTTCAGCATATTTTTGAATATCCCGAACTAGCCAATGAATTTCTACCGTTGTTACGTTCCTGGCAAGAAGAAGCGCAACATGATGAAATATGGGCAAAGCTGCGTTTGGTGATTGTTTATTCCACAGATGTTTATATTTCTGTTGATATGAATCAATCTCCCTTTAACATTGGGCTACCATTGAAAATATCGGAATTTAGTTTTGAGCAAGTAATTGAGTTAGCAAACCGCTATGGAATTGATTGGCAACAAAACAAGCAAGTGCAGCAATTAATGGAATTAATCGGGGGACATCCAGCATTACTGAATCTTACTCTTTATCATCTGCGCTATCATAAATTAACCTTAGAAGAGATTTTGCAAACAGCAACCACAGAATTAGGAATTTATCGGCAACATTTACAAAATTTATTAAATAAAGTACAAAAAAATAGCCAATTATTAGATAGTATAAAAAACCTTTTAACAAAAGATGAAAATATAGATTTAAATATATTAACTGCTTACAAATTAGAAAATATAGGATTAATTCAATTGCAGCAGCAAAAATGGGTAATTAGTTGTAAATTATATCGAGATTTTTTGAAAAAATATCTAGTGTTGTAA
- a CDS encoding phage Gp37/Gp68 family protein: MSTNIQWCDETWNVIVGCSRVSGSPGCARCYAAKAAKSPRLQQFPQYQTVSNWDGTVEFVKSQLIKPLCWKKPKRIFVCSMADLFHANVLDEWIHQVMAVAALSPQHTFQILTKRPERMKEYFSQPNLWVKWYEAACVNLWDAVSEKFGGLVNLQQSFSLQPFPLPNLWLGTSTENQQMADKRIPILLQIPAAIRFLSCEPLLEEIDFRQAGAIQKLISDDSEWELVNEDIQWIVVGGESGPQSRPCHIEWIESIVQQCLQSQTPVFVKQLGANAIFGGQRFKTCDRKGGEIEEFPEQLQLQEFPFGT, encoded by the coding sequence ATGTCTACAAATATACAATGGTGTGACGAAACCTGGAATGTAATTGTTGGCTGTTCACGGGTTTCTGGAAGTCCTGGCTGTGCGCGATGCTATGCAGCGAAAGCTGCCAAATCCCCACGACTTCAACAATTCCCCCAGTATCAAACTGTTAGTAATTGGGATGGCACAGTTGAATTTGTCAAATCTCAACTTATTAAACCATTATGTTGGAAAAAGCCGAAAAGAATTTTTGTATGCTCAATGGCTGATTTGTTTCATGCCAATGTCCTTGATGAATGGATTCATCAAGTAATGGCTGTTGCTGCTCTTTCACCTCAGCATACTTTTCAAATCTTGACTAAGCGACCAGAAAGAATGAAGGAGTATTTTAGTCAACCCAACCTATGGGTTAAGTGGTATGAAGCAGCTTGCGTAAATCTTTGGGACGCTGTTAGTGAGAAATTTGGAGGATTAGTTAATCTCCAACAATCTTTTTCCCTGCAACCATTTCCTTTACCTAATCTCTGGTTAGGAACTTCTACTGAGAATCAACAAATGGCAGATAAGCGTATCCCAATTCTGTTACAAATACCCGCAGCAATTCGATTTTTATCTTGTGAACCACTGCTTGAGGAAATTGATTTTAGACAAGCAGGTGCAATTCAAAAATTAATTAGTGATGACTCCGAATGGGAATTAGTAAATGAAGATATCCAGTGGATTGTTGTAGGGGGTGAGTCTGGCCCACAATCAAGACCATGCCACATCGAATGGATTGAGTCTATTGTCCAACAGTGCCTACAATCCCAAACCCCTGTGTTTGTGAAGCAGTTGGGGGCGAATGCAATATTTGGGGGACAGCGATTTAAAACCTGCGATCGTAAGGGTGGCGAAATCGAAGAATTCCCTGAACAACTGCAATTACAAGAATTCCCGTTTGGTACGTGA
- a CDS encoding adenylate/guanylate cyclase domain-containing protein, with protein MRSINYKLLFLNRIYATIKKASCSKKFRLRTVLIVPFIIPIIASTGLVGWFSFRNGQQAIDDLAIQLNGEITARIKQHVLDYLNKSYNVLKLTDAGIQSGNLKLDDFEGLQRYFWQVVRQGDLESYLYFGNEKGEFVGVEHREDGTIQLRIRTKATEPMRETYLLDDRGDRQKWLKSTKYDTTSRPWYKAAVQARIPTWSPVYPFFSRENTSLGISPVRPVYDSNGKLLGVLSINITLMRITNFLKQLYISPHGQSFIMEPSGHLVVSSTIPEPFKVKGGEGDNRKIERMPAADSQNATVTATARYLRQHFDLFEVIKSSQHLKFQINGVWHYVQVMPIQDGRGINWLAVVVVPENDFMAQINANTRTTILLCVLTSAAATAIGVLASRWISHQIFKLNTASQEIASGNLDQHVEVNGIIEIERLANSFNRMAFQLQESFERLETQKNSFARFFPPEYLKFLNKHGVTDIELGDHVSKEMAVMFSDIRSFTTLSEKMTPKENFDFVNAYLRQVSPEIRAHDGFVVKFLGDGMMAVFPNGVDDAVAAGVDKFKRVQKYNRKLESQGYLPIDVGMGIHFGHMMVGMVGEHNRIQGDAFSDNVNLTARLEGLTKFYGVSLLISEEVLERLSNPEQYKIRFLDRAIVKGRTEPIAVYEVLDAETEAIRELKLDTLQTFERGIQHYCRGNFTDAKACFEQVLAVNPLDKTTKLYLERVQELLLEGTPANWNGVWAFTQK; from the coding sequence ATGAGATCGATAAACTACAAACTGCTTTTTCTAAACAGGATTTACGCAACTATTAAAAAAGCAAGTTGCTCAAAAAAGTTTCGTCTGCGAACTGTTCTGATTGTTCCATTTATTATTCCCATTATTGCGTCAACTGGCTTGGTGGGGTGGTTCTCTTTCCGCAATGGACAGCAGGCGATTGATGACCTGGCAATTCAGTTGAATGGTGAAATTACTGCCCGCATTAAGCAACACGTTTTGGACTATTTGAATAAATCTTATAATGTTCTGAAACTCACCGATGCGGGTATCCAAAGTGGCAACTTAAAGCTTGATGACTTTGAAGGATTGCAACGCTATTTCTGGCAGGTAGTGCGACAGGGTGACTTAGAGAGCTATCTATATTTTGGGAACGAAAAGGGTGAGTTTGTCGGTGTAGAACATCGAGAGGATGGCACAATTCAACTCAGAATTCGCACCAAAGCTACTGAGCCGATGCGCGAAACCTACTTGCTGGATGATCGCGGCGATCGACAAAAGTGGTTGAAATCGACGAAGTACGATACCACCTCCCGCCCCTGGTATAAAGCCGCCGTGCAAGCTCGTATACCTACGTGGAGTCCAGTTTATCCATTCTTTTCCCGTGAGAATACGTCTTTGGGGATTTCTCCAGTCCGTCCTGTCTACGACTCGAACGGCAAGCTGCTGGGGGTTTTGAGCATTAACATCACCTTGATGCGAATCACAAACTTTCTGAAACAGCTTTACATTAGTCCCCACGGACAAAGCTTTATCATGGAGCCGTCGGGACATTTGGTCGTCAGTTCAACCATTCCGGAGCCATTCAAGGTTAAAGGTGGCGAAGGAGATAATCGCAAGATTGAGCGAATGCCAGCCGCTGATAGTCAAAATGCCACAGTGACTGCTACTGCCCGATATTTACGTCAGCATTTCGACCTGTTTGAGGTCATTAAGAGCAGTCAACACCTAAAGTTTCAAATTAACGGTGTGTGGCACTACGTTCAGGTCATGCCAATTCAGGATGGTCGAGGTATTAACTGGCTGGCGGTGGTGGTTGTTCCTGAAAATGATTTTATGGCACAGATTAATGCCAATACTCGTACCACCATTCTGCTGTGCGTACTGACATCTGCGGCGGCAACTGCGATCGGTGTTCTTGCGTCTCGTTGGATCAGCCATCAAATTTTCAAACTTAACACCGCATCTCAAGAGATTGCCAGTGGAAATCTCGATCAACACGTTGAAGTCAACGGCATCATCGAGATTGAGAGGCTGGCTAATTCGTTTAACCGCATGGCGTTTCAACTCCAGGAATCCTTCGAGAGATTGGAAACTCAGAAGAATTCATTTGCCCGGTTCTTTCCCCCCGAATATCTCAAGTTTCTCAACAAGCACGGGGTAACAGACATCGAACTGGGCGATCACGTCAGCAAAGAGATGGCGGTCATGTTCTCGGATATTCGCTCCTTTACAACCCTATCCGAGAAGATGACTCCCAAAGAGAATTTCGATTTCGTCAATGCTTACCTGCGACAGGTTTCTCCAGAAATTCGCGCCCATGATGGCTTTGTAGTGAAGTTCTTGGGTGATGGTATGATGGCAGTCTTTCCTAATGGTGTGGATGATGCCGTTGCCGCAGGGGTTGATAAATTCAAACGGGTACAGAAATACAACCGAAAACTAGAATCTCAAGGCTACTTGCCAATTGATGTAGGCATGGGTATCCACTTTGGACACATGATGGTGGGCATGGTAGGGGAACACAACCGGATTCAAGGGGATGCGTTTTCTGATAATGTGAATCTGACTGCTCGTTTGGAAGGATTGACAAAGTTCTATGGTGTTTCATTACTAATTTCTGAAGAGGTCTTGGAGCGATTGAGCAACCCAGAGCAGTACAAAATTCGCTTTTTGGATCGAGCGATCGTTAAGGGTAGAACTGAACCGATCGCGGTTTACGAAGTGCTCGATGCCGAAACAGAAGCAATCCGAGAACTAAAACTTGACACCTTGCAAACCTTTGAGCGGGGAATTCAACACTACTGTCGGGGCAACTTTACTGATGCCAAAGCCTGTTTTGAACAGGTCCTTGCAGTGAACCCTCTCGATAAGACTACCAAACTCTATCTAGAACGAGTCCAAGAATTGCTGCTAGAAGGTACTCCAGCCAATTGGAATGGCGTATGGGCATTTACACAGAAATAA
- a CDS encoding transposase family protein, whose translation MVFDYIQKYPLRTKQILGISYEQLQSLLNCALKRHQDIKAKQESQKIRINAAGGGRPENLSTEEQVCLCLFYLRQMPTFQVLGMLFEVSKTEANDTFHSWIPILRDILPASLLEQVSNNESDLLFVQEVLTNFRLLVDSLEQPIYRDSDQKKQQKYFSGKKRQHTLKSLIIGMPEGKDIVEVEVGVPGPTADIKLFRQSQEQFDKSQPFSGDKGFQGGENITTPHKRKPKRELSQQQKDENKALSSNRIFIEHLIRLLKIFRVASQRFRLKLDTYEQIILTACGLVRLRIGSLILPT comes from the coding sequence ATGGTTTTTGATTATATCCAAAAGTATCCACTACGAACAAAACAGATTTTAGGGATTAGTTACGAACAATTACAATCACTGCTAAATTGTGCCTTAAAACGACACCAAGACATCAAAGCTAAACAAGAGAGCCAGAAAATTAGAATTAATGCAGCTGGTGGTGGTCGTCCCGAAAATTTATCAACCGAAGAACAAGTATGTTTATGCCTATTTTATCTAAGACAGATGCCAACATTTCAAGTATTAGGAATGTTATTTGAGGTATCTAAGACAGAGGCTAACGATACTTTTCATTCTTGGATACCAATCTTACGAGATATTTTACCCGCTAGTTTATTAGAACAAGTCTCAAATAATGAAAGCGACTTACTCTTTGTTCAGGAAGTATTAACAAATTTTAGGCTATTAGTCGATAGCCTAGAACAGCCAATATATAGGGATTCTGACCAAAAAAAACAACAGAAATATTTTTCCGGCAAGAAGAGACAACATACATTAAAAAGTCTAATAATTGGGATGCCAGAAGGTAAAGATATTGTTGAAGTAGAAGTAGGCGTTCCTGGGCCAACAGCCGATATAAAATTGTTTCGTCAATCTCAGGAACAGTTTGATAAGTCTCAACCTTTTTCTGGTGATAAAGGCTTTCAAGGAGGTGAAAACATTACTACCCCTCATAAAAGAAAACCAAAGCGAGAATTAAGTCAACAGCAAAAAGATGAAAATAAGGCTTTGTCTAGTAATCGGATATTTATTGAGCATTTAATTCGACTACTTAAAATATTTCGGGTTGCTTCACAAAGATTTAGACTAAAACTTGATACTTATGAGCAGATTATTTTAACAGCTTGCGGATTAGTTAGATTAAGAATCGGTAGCTTAATTCTCCCAACTTAG
- a CDS encoding FAD-binding oxidoreductase, translated as MLKIKLLNSKIPTERQELDISPEVMINGECFMGRSRNCGIVLPSVEVSRVHSSIRYEEGEYYFSDLASLTGSRINDQAAGLNQKYLLKKDDIIRIGEFILTVEATGSATDKAEVAPVREVQSQTPTLPQATYTIPIPQVSQQPSQATRSPSEYMPIALVPPEQISRWTKGDLMVRCVAIIDETDDVKTFRFAADPPILFTYQPGQFMTLNLEINDKLVKRSYSISSTPSRPHTLEITVKRVPAPPDVLDVAPGLVSNWLHDNLRVGSEIKVSGPLGKFTCFANPSEKLLFISAGSGVTPMMSMSRWMMDTAADCDIVFFHCARSPRDIIYRQELELISSRQPKFRLAIAITRPEAGQAWYGFMGRLNEQMLYAIAPDFWQRTVYVCGPSPFMQGVKTMLEQIGFPMQNYYEESFGGAKKSKPQPSVPPQVVTEQVTKVTTVVPKPVISTPVTPPVKTTGSFTLVFSKSGKEITCTGEEPILELAEQEGVAIDSSCRSGVCGSCKTRKLQGEVKYLGEPDALDESEQEEGYILACIAHPRGRVAIDA; from the coding sequence ATGCTCAAAATCAAACTGTTAAACTCAAAAATACCCACAGAGAGACAAGAGTTAGACATATCGCCAGAAGTTATGATTAATGGCGAATGTTTTATGGGTCGCTCCCGCAATTGTGGTATAGTCCTGCCCAGTGTTGAAGTTAGCCGAGTTCACAGTAGTATCCGCTATGAAGAGGGCGAATATTACTTCTCTGATCTGGCTAGCCTGACTGGCTCCCGTATTAATGATCAAGCGGCGGGTCTAAACCAAAAATATCTCCTGAAAAAGGATGACATTATTCGGATTGGCGAATTTATCCTCACTGTTGAAGCAACCGGATCGGCAACAGATAAGGCAGAGGTTGCACCAGTTCGAGAAGTCCAAAGCCAAACACCAACTCTTCCACAGGCGACATACACCATCCCTATTCCCCAAGTGAGTCAGCAACCAAGTCAGGCGACTCGTTCGCCTAGTGAGTATATGCCGATCGCACTTGTGCCGCCAGAACAAATCAGTCGGTGGACAAAAGGTGATTTAATGGTTCGTTGTGTGGCAATAATTGACGAAACTGATGATGTAAAGACGTTTCGCTTTGCTGCTGACCCACCAATATTATTTACCTACCAACCTGGTCAGTTTATGACGCTGAACCTGGAAATCAACGATAAACTAGTCAAACGCTCTTACTCAATCTCTTCAACTCCTTCACGACCCCACACTTTAGAAATTACAGTCAAGCGTGTTCCTGCACCACCAGATGTTTTGGATGTAGCGCCTGGTTTAGTTTCCAATTGGTTACACGACAATCTCAGAGTCGGTAGTGAAATCAAAGTCAGCGGCCCTTTGGGAAAATTCACTTGTTTTGCCAACCCCAGTGAAAAACTATTGTTTATTTCTGCGGGAAGTGGTGTTACACCGATGATGTCTATGTCACGATGGATGATGGATACTGCTGCTGATTGCGATATTGTCTTTTTCCATTGCGCCCGCAGTCCTCGTGATATTATTTATCGCCAGGAACTAGAGTTAATATCTAGCCGCCAACCTAAGTTTCGTTTAGCGATCGCCATTACCAGACCCGAAGCAGGTCAAGCATGGTATGGCTTTATGGGCAGACTCAACGAACAAATGCTGTATGCGATCGCTCCTGATTTTTGGCAACGCACAGTATATGTCTGCGGGCCGAGTCCTTTTATGCAAGGGGTAAAAACTATGCTAGAGCAAATCGGATTCCCCATGCAAAACTACTATGAAGAAAGTTTTGGCGGGGCGAAAAAGTCAAAACCCCAGCCATCGGTTCCGCCTCAAGTAGTCACTGAGCAAGTTACCAAAGTGACAACAGTAGTACCAAAACCAGTAATTTCCACCCCAGTTACTCCCCCAGTTAAAACAACAGGCTCTTTTACTCTAGTGTTTTCCAAGTCTGGCAAAGAAATTACCTGCACTGGAGAAGAGCCGATTCTAGAGTTAGCTGAACAAGAAGGAGTGGCGATCGACAGTAGTTGTCGCAGTGGAGTTTGTGGTAGTTGTAAAACGCGGAAGCTTCAAGGAGAGGTGAAGTATCTAGGAGAACCTGATGCTCTCGATGAAAGCGAACAGGAGGAAGGCTATATTCTCGCTTGTATTGCTCACCCTAGAGGGCGAGTGGCGATCGATGCTTAG
- a CDS encoding cyclic nucleotide-binding domain-containing protein: MHFIRWLLVIGWILLILSLFYDPISPYLTQPTTEWSIFRLNPNLLDPTKCQEVVTVQGKCVDVKPFALGAKIFWGIIVPCGVLIIFVLGHETWRRICPLSFLSQIPRALGKQRQRQITNPRTGAVRYELAKIAKDSWLGRNHLYFQFGFLCIGLCLRILFINADRLFLGSFIILTILSAISVNYLFAGKTWCQYFCPMGPVQMVYNGPRGLLGSEAHQGQKQIVTQSMCRTSDKDGNEKSACVSCQSPCMDIDAERSYWEIFNKPGRRIVQYGYVGLVIGFYLYYFLYSGTLDYYYSGIWSHEENQLATLLNPGFYIFGQPIPIPKLVAVPLTIGTFVAASYFFLSRVEKEYRAYCQRINKPLSKQQAQHNIFAISTFVVFNCYFLFAGRPILKQLPNLIELGFNALVILVSTLWLYRTLNRSAETYSRESLAESLRRQLAKLTVDFSKFLEGRSMADLKPDEVYVLAKVLPSFSKESSFQVYKGLLREELEQGNVEPINSLDELKQIRLELGLKDEEHFNILTELGVENPSLLDPTKRRSRENQLRIESYRQALELQLLDLIEMGVPLRQALQRRDKQIQSLKQEYGITAEEEAQILSQMIDENSAILRKAEILLTQLKELIVRYKALSNFPSHQAPVFVLLRLVAIENKQLIITKQLLSILEVLQDAPEAVKIASAIGILAENVLPNILNEGNNTWRWQERIASEAIALLQPDDLELAATFDTPSQIVDDEAPTQIFVAGQPIPKVIPANHQPFVIDVLKELLQELEPLIQAAALYALEQLDPQQGREQARQLLNSTKPGDWLVQETAENILGLDEGQAAALLQTLTAEVKVEGKIQQLVFQQSAVQVGRSLANDIILPNARVSQHHAIFHLDQQEVRLTALKSAYGLRINDKRIQNDTMRLQPGDVIRFSPAEEPAITVSWEKQSPVDSAVAKETFSTLDKLLLMFETSLLRTVKPEATLELARKAEIRVYRQREIICKAGEPSDELLLLIDGEVDVTVLQGDIEVVVNTIRSGETIGEMGVLTRQARSANVVAKAEINRVLVIEAKDFETLLRNDSEVSRSLLLNMIGRLQRLTAQVKESQK, encoded by the coding sequence ATGCATTTTATTAGATGGCTGCTCGTTATTGGCTGGATTTTACTCATTTTATCGTTATTTTACGACCCGATTTCGCCATATCTCACCCAGCCTACTACTGAGTGGAGTATTTTCCGTCTCAATCCGAATCTCTTAGACCCGACGAAATGCCAAGAGGTTGTCACAGTCCAAGGAAAGTGTGTTGATGTCAAACCTTTTGCATTAGGAGCCAAAATCTTTTGGGGAATCATAGTTCCTTGTGGAGTATTGATTATCTTTGTTTTAGGACATGAAACATGGCGACGGATTTGTCCGTTATCTTTTCTATCACAAATTCCGAGAGCGTTAGGTAAGCAACGTCAACGCCAAATCACTAATCCTCGCACGGGAGCAGTGCGCTATGAACTAGCTAAAATAGCAAAAGATTCTTGGCTTGGTCGCAATCATTTATACTTCCAATTTGGGTTTCTTTGCATTGGTCTTTGCTTGAGAATTTTATTTATTAATGCCGATCGCCTGTTTTTAGGGTCTTTTATAATTCTGACAATTCTATCAGCAATATCAGTAAATTATCTATTTGCTGGTAAAACTTGGTGTCAATATTTTTGTCCTATGGGTCCCGTGCAGATGGTCTATAACGGGCCAAGAGGATTGTTAGGAAGTGAGGCTCACCAAGGTCAAAAACAGATTGTTACTCAGTCTATGTGCCGGACATCAGATAAAGATGGTAACGAAAAAAGCGCCTGTGTTAGCTGCCAATCTCCTTGTATGGACATTGATGCAGAACGGTCTTACTGGGAAATTTTTAACAAGCCAGGTCGGAGAATAGTTCAATACGGCTATGTGGGACTAGTCATCGGTTTTTATCTTTACTATTTTTTGTATTCTGGCACACTTGATTACTACTATTCGGGAATTTGGAGTCATGAAGAAAATCAGTTGGCAACTCTTTTAAATCCAGGATTTTATATTTTTGGTCAGCCGATTCCGATTCCGAAATTAGTTGCAGTTCCTCTTACTATTGGAACTTTTGTTGCAGCCAGTTACTTCTTCTTGTCGAGGGTAGAAAAAGAATACAGAGCTTATTGTCAACGGATTAATAAACCTCTCAGTAAACAACAGGCACAACACAATATTTTTGCAATTTCTACCTTTGTAGTTTTCAATTGTTATTTCTTATTTGCTGGCCGTCCCATACTCAAACAACTACCAAATCTCATAGAGCTAGGATTTAACGCTTTAGTTATTCTCGTCAGTACATTGTGGCTGTACAGGACACTCAACCGCAGTGCGGAAACCTATTCGCGTGAAAGTCTTGCAGAAAGTCTGCGTCGTCAGTTGGCTAAATTAACAGTTGATTTCTCTAAATTCTTAGAGGGTCGATCAATGGCAGACCTGAAACCAGATGAGGTGTATGTTCTTGCAAAAGTACTGCCCAGTTTTAGTAAAGAATCTAGCTTTCAGGTTTACAAAGGATTGCTGCGTGAAGAATTAGAACAAGGAAATGTAGAGCCGATAAATAGTTTAGACGAACTCAAGCAAATCCGTTTGGAATTAGGACTTAAGGATGAAGAACACTTCAATATCTTGACAGAATTGGGAGTAGAAAACCCATCTTTATTAGATCCAACTAAACGCAGAAGTCGGGAAAATCAGTTAAGAATTGAAAGCTATCGGCAAGCTTTAGAACTACAATTGTTAGATTTGATTGAGATGGGAGTTCCTTTGCGTCAAGCACTCCAGCGCCGAGACAAGCAAATTCAAAGCCTGAAACAAGAGTATGGCATTACAGCAGAAGAAGAAGCACAAATTTTATCCCAAATGATTGATGAAAATAGTGCTATTCTCCGCAAAGCAGAGATACTACTTACCCAGTTAAAGGAGCTAATTGTCCGTTACAAAGCTTTAAGTAATTTTCCAAGTCATCAAGCACCCGTGTTTGTCTTGCTGAGACTAGTCGCTATTGAAAATAAACAACTAATTATCACCAAGCAATTATTGAGTATTCTCGAAGTTTTGCAAGATGCGCCGGAAGCTGTGAAAATAGCTAGTGCCATTGGCATACTTGCAGAAAATGTATTGCCAAATATTCTGAATGAAGGCAATAATACTTGGCGGTGGCAAGAAAGAATTGCCTCCGAAGCGATCGCACTTCTGCAACCCGATGATTTAGAATTAGCAGCAACCTTTGATACTCCTTCCCAGATAGTTGATGACGAAGCACCGACGCAAATATTTGTTGCTGGACAACCAATACCAAAGGTGATACCAGCCAATCATCAACCCTTTGTGATTGATGTTCTTAAAGAACTTTTGCAAGAACTAGAGCCACTCATCCAAGCAGCTGCACTTTACGCCCTAGAGCAACTCGACCCACAGCAAGGCCGCGAACAAGCACGCCAGTTACTCAACTCCACAAAACCCGGAGATTGGCTAGTGCAGGAGACAGCAGAAAATATTTTGGGTCTGGATGAAGGACAGGCTGCTGCTTTGTTGCAAACTCTCACGGCTGAAGTGAAGGTGGAGGGAAAAATACAACAGCTTGTCTTTCAGCAATCAGCCGTGCAAGTGGGACGTAGTTTAGCAAATGATATCATCTTGCCCAATGCCAGAGTATCTCAGCACCACGCGATATTTCATCTTGACCAGCAAGAAGTGAGATTAACGGCGCTCAAAAGTGCCTATGGCTTACGTATTAATGATAAACGCATACAAAATGATACAATGCGTCTCCAGCCAGGAGATGTGATTCGGTTTAGTCCAGCAGAGGAACCAGCCATAACTGTGAGTTGGGAAAAGCAATCGCCAGTAGACTCAGCAGTAGCAAAAGAAACTTTCAGCACCCTGGATAAGCTGTTATTGATGTTTGAAACCAGTCTTTTGCGAACGGTGAAGCCGGAAGCGACGCTCGAACTGGCTCGTAAGGCGGAGATTCGAGTTTACCGTCAAAGAGAAATTATCTGTAAGGCTGGAGAACCATCTGATGAATTGCTGTTGTTGATCGATGGTGAAGTTGATGTAACGGTTCTGCAAGGAGATATTGAGGTTGTCGTCAACACAATTCGCTCAGGCGAAACTATTGGTGAAATGGGAGTTTTGACTAGGCAAGCGCGATCGGCAAATGTAGTTGCCAAGGCTGAAATAAATCGAGTTTTGGTCATAGAGGCGAAGGATTTTGAGACACTGTTACGCAATGATTCGGAAGTGTCGAGGAGTTTGTTGCTGAACATGATTGGTCGTCTGCAAAGGTTAACTGCACAAGTTAAAGAAAGTCAGAAGTGA